A region of Mesorhizobium sp. AR02 DNA encodes the following proteins:
- the pobA gene encoding 4-hydroxybenzoate 3-monooxygenase: MRTQVAIIGSGPSGLLLGQLLAGIGVDTVILERSSRDHVLGRVRAGVLEQGTVELLEEAGAAARLHAEGLPHSGISLAFDGRLHRIDLAALTGGRHVTVYGQTEVTHDLMDKRETASLVTVYEASDVALHDFESAAPFVTYDKDGVSHRIDCDFIAGCDGYHGVSRKSVPERALKTFERRYPFGWLGVLAEVPPADHELVYANHERGFALCSMRSTHRSRYYVQCPQDDHVEAWSDDRFWDELRRRLPEQTAASVTIGPSFEKSIAPLRSFVAEPMRFGRLFLVGDAAHIVPPTGAKGLNLAASDVRYLFAGFRDYYRDKSMVGIDAYSGKALARVWKAVRFSWWMTTMLHRFPDTGDFGQRIQEAELDYLVHSRAASTALAENYVGLPY; this comes from the coding sequence ATGCGCACGCAAGTCGCCATTATCGGGTCCGGCCCCTCCGGCCTGCTGCTTGGGCAGCTTCTGGCCGGCATTGGCGTCGACACCGTCATTCTGGAACGTTCGAGCCGCGACCATGTGCTGGGCCGCGTGCGGGCAGGGGTGCTCGAACAAGGCACGGTCGAATTGCTGGAGGAGGCAGGTGCTGCTGCAAGGCTGCATGCCGAAGGCCTGCCACATTCCGGCATTTCGCTCGCTTTCGACGGCCGCCTGCACCGCATCGATCTCGCGGCGCTCACAGGCGGCAGGCATGTCACCGTCTACGGCCAGACCGAAGTGACGCATGATTTGATGGACAAGCGCGAGACGGCCAGCCTCGTCACCGTCTACGAGGCCTCTGATGTCGCGCTGCACGATTTCGAAAGCGCCGCACCTTTCGTCACCTACGACAAGGACGGCGTCAGCCATCGCATCGATTGCGACTTCATCGCCGGTTGCGATGGCTATCACGGCGTCAGTCGCAAATCGGTGCCGGAGCGCGCGCTGAAAACCTTCGAGCGGCGGTATCCGTTCGGCTGGCTCGGCGTGCTGGCTGAAGTGCCGCCGGCCGATCACGAACTGGTCTACGCCAATCACGAGCGGGGGTTTGCGCTGTGCTCGATGCGCTCGACGCATCGCAGCCGCTACTATGTGCAGTGTCCGCAGGACGATCATGTCGAGGCATGGTCCGACGATCGTTTCTGGGACGAGTTGCGCCGCCGCTTACCCGAACAGACTGCGGCAAGCGTCACCATCGGGCCATCCTTCGAAAAGTCGATCGCGCCGCTGCGCTCCTTCGTCGCCGAGCCGATGCGCTTCGGCCGGTTGTTCCTGGTCGGCGACGCCGCCCACATCGTGCCGCCGACCGGCGCCAAGGGCCTCAACCTCGCCGCCAGCGACGTGCGCTACCTCTTCGCTGGTTTTCGCGACTACTACCGCGACAAATCCATGGTTGGCATCGATGCCTATTCCGGCAAAGCGCTGGCGCGGGTGTGGAAGGCAGTGCGCTTTTCCTGGTGGATGACGACCATGCTGCATCGCTTTCCCGACACCGGCGACTTCGGCCAGCGCATTCAGGAAGCCGAACTCGACTACCTCGTGCATTCGCGGGCCGCATCGACCGCGCTCGCCGAGAACTATGTCGGGTTGCCTTACTGA
- a CDS encoding FadR/GntR family transcriptional regulator yields MPKLVANDIATALKKRISSGEWIENGRMPPERDLASEFGVARNTMRRAVSFLEDDGTVVRHVGRGTFLTTTNPASMAAVVGRMEGTSPADMMEIRQLLEPAAAAFAATNASAMELNAVREAHKIASESQDMPTFEHWDAEFHHRIFACSRNDFLKEIHNLMRILRNQAPWFEMKKRSFSEERRSIYCSEHQTVLDALLRRDPESASQAMLAHLRTVERNLLGR; encoded by the coding sequence ATGCCAAAGCTCGTCGCCAACGATATCGCCACCGCCTTGAAGAAACGCATTTCTTCCGGCGAATGGATCGAGAATGGCCGCATGCCGCCGGAGCGCGATCTGGCGAGCGAATTCGGCGTCGCGCGCAACACGATGCGGCGTGCCGTCTCCTTCCTCGAGGACGACGGCACCGTGGTGCGGCATGTCGGGCGCGGCACGTTCCTGACCACTACCAACCCCGCTTCGATGGCGGCGGTTGTCGGCCGGATGGAAGGCACCAGCCCGGCCGACATGATGGAGATCCGGCAATTGCTGGAGCCGGCGGCGGCGGCCTTCGCCGCCACCAATGCTAGCGCCATGGAGCTCAACGCGGTGCGCGAGGCGCACAAGATCGCCTCGGAGTCGCAGGACATGCCGACCTTCGAGCACTGGGATGCGGAGTTCCACCACCGCATCTTCGCCTGCTCGCGCAACGACTTCCTCAAGGAGATCCACAATCTGATGCGCATCCTGCGCAATCAGGCGCCATGGTTCGAAATGAAGAAGCGCTCCTTTTCCGAGGAACGCCGCAGCATCTATTGCAGCGAACACCAGACCGTTCTCGACGCGCTGCTGCGCCGCGATCCCGAAAGCGCCAGCCAGGCCATGCTGGCGCATCTGAGGACCGTCGAACGCAATCTGCTGGGACGGTAG
- a CDS encoding alpha/beta fold hydrolase, with protein MTTVTVGQVVAEVVGEGAAVVMIHGLGGTSNMFQSQMAALSGYRVIRLDLPGSGRSPRPIEPLTIEGMSEAVIRAMAGMGVTSAHFVGHSMGTIVCQQIAATQPSLIKSLILFGALAEPAEATRQGLANRARLARSGGMADIADQIVANAISAHTRETSPAAVAFVRESITRQDPESYARTCEALAKATAVDPRRISAPTLLVTGDADTVNPQGVAQALADKIKGAVFSSLDRCGHWATVESPRESSQKLADFLRRVDR; from the coding sequence ATGACCACGGTAACGGTTGGCCAGGTGGTTGCCGAAGTTGTCGGCGAGGGCGCTGCCGTGGTGATGATCCATGGCCTCGGCGGCACGTCGAACATGTTCCAGTCGCAGATGGCGGCGCTTTCCGGCTATCGCGTCATCCGGCTCGATCTGCCTGGCTCCGGCCGTTCGCCGCGTCCGATCGAGCCGCTGACCATCGAAGGCATGAGCGAAGCTGTCATTCGTGCCATGGCCGGCATGGGGGTCACGTCTGCACATTTCGTCGGCCATTCGATGGGCACCATCGTCTGCCAGCAGATCGCGGCGACGCAGCCCTCGTTGATTAAATCGCTGATCCTGTTTGGCGCGCTGGCGGAACCGGCCGAAGCGACACGGCAAGGGCTCGCCAACCGGGCGCGGCTGGCGCGCTCGGGCGGCATGGCCGATATCGCCGACCAGATCGTCGCCAATGCGATTTCGGCGCATACGAGGGAAACCTCGCCTGCTGCCGTCGCCTTCGTGCGGGAATCGATCACCCGGCAGGATCCGGAATCCTATGCCCGCACCTGCGAGGCGTTGGCCAAGGCGACCGCGGTCGACCCGCGGCGTATCTCGGCGCCGACGCTGCTGGTCACCGGCGATGCCGACACGGTCAACCCGCAAGGGGTCGCCCAGGCGCTTGCCGACAAGATCAAGGGCGCCGTATTCTCGTCGCTGGATCGGTGCGGGCACTGGGCCACGGTGGAAAGCCCGCGCGAAAGCAGCCAGAAGCTCGCCGATTTTTTGAGACGGGTTGATAGGTGA
- a CDS encoding metal-dependent hydrolase family protein, translating to MADDSWNGNSSSSTLFTNVRVLDASGEYPYTGEVLVQGNRIKQITKGSSRFGSSSSSSYGGGATVIDGMGATLMPGMIDAHLHLSWNNAPGIDPIQMMEIEEHMLVTMEMAKLVLDAGFTAGRGAAAAKPRLDVVAKKFINQGRFPGPRYLAAGPEITTVGGLGDSSPSHIPHEGLNLGIVVSGPEEIRRTVRQLIKYGVDSIKLNLSGESITGMGAEETPMSEEEVAMAASEARCRNKVLSAHARSSGSVKQCVRHGIQNIYHASFADEEALDMLEAVKDKHFVAPGIAWLINTARHAEQWGIKPGSPLSLEYERELEMCIDTMKKMHRRGIRVLIGGDYGFAWTPQGTNAKDIQTFVEMLGFSPMEAIQAGTKYGGQIMGMGDELGLIKEGYLADILLIDGDPIADVRILQDKNRILAIMKDGKFHKAPRMNEQRRRLTA from the coding sequence ATGGCAGACGACAGCTGGAACGGCAACAGTTCGAGCAGCACGCTCTTCACCAATGTGCGCGTGCTCGACGCATCAGGTGAATATCCCTACACCGGCGAGGTGCTGGTGCAGGGCAACCGCATCAAGCAGATCACCAAGGGCTCGTCGCGCTTCGGCTCGTCCTCGTCATCTTCCTACGGTGGCGGGGCAACCGTCATCGACGGCATGGGCGCGACGCTGATGCCCGGCATGATCGACGCGCATCTGCATCTGTCCTGGAACAACGCACCCGGCATCGATCCCATCCAGATGATGGAAATCGAGGAGCATATGCTGGTCACCATGGAGATGGCCAAGCTGGTGCTCGATGCCGGCTTCACCGCCGGACGGGGTGCGGCCGCCGCCAAGCCGCGCCTCGATGTCGTCGCCAAGAAATTCATCAACCAGGGCCGCTTTCCCGGACCTCGCTATCTCGCGGCCGGTCCGGAAATCACCACGGTCGGCGGCCTCGGCGACTCCTCGCCGTCGCACATTCCGCATGAAGGCCTCAACCTCGGCATCGTCGTCTCCGGTCCGGAGGAAATCCGCCGCACCGTACGCCAGCTGATCAAATACGGTGTCGATTCCATCAAACTCAATTTGTCCGGCGAAAGCATCACCGGTATGGGCGCGGAGGAGACGCCGATGTCTGAGGAAGAGGTCGCCATGGCCGCCTCCGAGGCGCGCTGCCGCAACAAGGTGCTGTCGGCGCATGCGCGCTCGTCCGGCTCGGTCAAGCAGTGCGTGCGTCACGGCATCCAGAACATCTACCATGCCTCCTTCGCCGACGAGGAAGCGCTCGACATGCTCGAGGCGGTCAAGGACAAGCATTTTGTCGCGCCCGGCATCGCCTGGCTGATCAACACCGCACGCCATGCCGAGCAATGGGGCATCAAGCCGGGCTCGCCGCTGTCGCTCGAATATGAGCGCGAACTCGAAATGTGCATCGACACGATGAAGAAGATGCACCGGCGTGGCATCCGCGTCCTGATCGGCGGCGACTATGGCTTTGCCTGGACGCCGCAAGGCACCAACGCCAAGGACATCCAGACCTTCGTCGAGATGCTCGGCTTCTCGCCGATGGAAGCGATCCAGGCCGGCACCAAATATGGCGGCCAGATCATGGGCATGGGCGACGAGCTTGGCCTGATCAAGGAAGGTTACCTCGCCGATATCCTTTTGATCGACGGCGACCCGATCGCCGATGTGCGCATCCTGCAGGACAAGAACCGCATCCTCGCCATTATGAAGGACGGCAAGTTCCACAAGGCGCCGCGCATGAATGAGCAGCGCCGGCGGCTGACGGCATGA
- a CDS encoding fumarylacetoacetate hydrolase family protein yields the protein MRVATFSIAGERRVGLVDLDAQTIAPFDFSVDQAKSGILALIERNGAGLPRTLSAIPLAQVEIEAPIPQPRRNIFCVGKNYHEHAHEFARSGFDSSAGAGAIPKHPIIFSKVPESVVANHASVLIDPSVSTAIDYEAELAVIIGKGGRGISRENALDHVWGYTIVNDVTARDLQGKYSQWLIGKSQDTFCPMGPWAVTRDEVDLATAGIRCFVNEDLRQDSRISLLIFDIPTIIATLSQGITLKPGDIIATGTPVGVGIGFDPPKYLKAGDVVRIEIDGIGTLENRFAEHAQ from the coding sequence ATGCGGGTCGCGACTTTTTCGATCGCCGGTGAACGTCGCGTGGGTCTCGTCGATCTTGATGCCCAGACCATTGCCCCCTTCGATTTCTCCGTCGACCAGGCCAAATCCGGCATTCTGGCTTTGATCGAGCGCAATGGCGCCGGCCTGCCGCGCACGCTGTCGGCGATCCCACTGGCGCAGGTCGAGATCGAAGCGCCGATCCCGCAGCCGCGCCGCAACATCTTCTGCGTCGGCAAGAACTATCACGAACACGCGCATGAGTTTGCCCGCAGCGGCTTCGATTCCAGCGCTGGCGCCGGCGCGATCCCGAAACACCCGATCATCTTTTCCAAAGTGCCCGAATCGGTCGTCGCCAACCACGCCAGCGTGCTGATCGACCCGTCGGTCTCGACGGCCATCGACTACGAGGCGGAACTGGCCGTCATCATCGGCAAGGGCGGGCGCGGCATCTCCAGGGAAAACGCGCTCGATCATGTCTGGGGCTACACCATCGTCAACGACGTCACCGCCCGCGACCTGCAGGGCAAATACAGCCAGTGGCTGATCGGCAAGTCGCAGGACACGTTCTGCCCGATGGGGCCATGGGCAGTGACCCGGGACGAGGTCGACCTGGCGACCGCCGGCATCCGTTGTTTCGTCAACGAGGATCTGCGCCAGGATTCCCGCATCTCGCTGCTGATCTTCGACATCCCGACCATCATCGCCACGCTGTCGCAAGGCATCACGCTGAAGCCCGGCGATATCATCGCCACAGGCACGCCGGTCGGCGTCGGCATCGGCTTCGATCCACCGAAATACCTCAAGGCCGGCGACGTCGTGCGCATCGAGATCGACGGCATCGGCACGCTGGAAAACCGCTTTGCGGAGCATGCACAATGA
- a CDS encoding branched-chain amino acid ABC transporter permease — MTRRQAWGLVGLLAAAVIAWLVFAVWPDWLNAILISKKAFVSAILNGITLAGLYFLVASGFTLIFGLMRNVNLAHGSLYLLGAYIGYEVTNRTGYWLLGVAAGFAVLAIVGVIMQVFVFRRLEGDDLRQTLVSIGISIVAADLMLAVWAGGTYQISTPEWLDGALTLPIITAVRSNGASVFLTYPLYRVVVLAAAIVIGVGLWLMLHKTRVGMMIRAGVDDRAMLQASGVNVHAVFAIVFAVGAGLAGFAGVVGGSALSVAPGEDVRYLLASLVVVIVGGMGSITGAAIGALLIGLAEQIGLVYFPTYGIVLTFVIMVVTLAVRPQGIMGKAR; from the coding sequence ATGACACGTCGGCAGGCCTGGGGCCTCGTCGGCCTGCTTGCCGCTGCCGTGATTGCATGGCTGGTCTTCGCTGTCTGGCCGGATTGGCTGAACGCGATCCTGATCTCGAAAAAGGCCTTCGTCAGCGCCATCCTCAACGGCATCACGCTGGCCGGCCTCTATTTTCTCGTCGCCAGCGGCTTCACGCTGATCTTCGGCCTGATGCGCAACGTCAATCTGGCGCATGGCTCGCTCTATCTGCTCGGCGCCTATATCGGCTACGAGGTCACCAACCGCACCGGCTACTGGCTGCTCGGCGTTGCCGCCGGTTTCGCGGTGCTCGCCATCGTCGGCGTGATCATGCAGGTCTTCGTCTTCCGTCGCCTGGAAGGCGATGATCTGCGCCAGACCCTGGTCTCGATCGGCATCTCGATCGTCGCCGCCGATTTGATGCTGGCGGTGTGGGCCGGCGGCACCTACCAGATATCAACGCCGGAATGGCTTGACGGTGCCTTGACGCTGCCGATCATCACTGCAGTGCGCTCCAACGGCGCCTCGGTCTTCCTCACCTATCCGCTCTACCGCGTCGTCGTGCTGGCGGCGGCGATCGTCATCGGTGTCGGCCTGTGGCTGATGCTGCACAAGACCCGCGTCGGCATGATGATCCGCGCCGGCGTCGACGACCGCGCCATGCTGCAGGCCTCGGGTGTCAATGTGCATGCGGTGTTCGCCATCGTCTTTGCCGTCGGCGCCGGCCTTGCCGGCTTTGCCGGTGTCGTCGGTGGTTCGGCGCTGTCCGTCGCGCCCGGCGAGGATGTCCGCTACCTCCTGGCCTCGCTGGTCGTCGTCATCGTCGGCGGCATGGGCTCGATCACTGGCGCCGCTATCGGTGCGTTGCTGATCGGCCTCGCCGAGCAGATCGGCCTCGTCTACTTCCCGACCTATGGCATCGTGCTGACCTTCGTCATCATGGTGGTGACGCTGGCGGTCCGGCCGCAAGGCATCATGGGGAAGGCAAGATGA